The genomic DNA CTGCTGGTGTTGCTCCTGCAGGTGAATCAGGCGTTTTCCCAGCAAGTCCAGCACTTCTGCAGGCGGCAGGGCAGCAATCAGGGCCAGAGCCGTCATGAACTGGGGGTATTCGGGCTGAGGCGTTTCGATGATTTCTTTCAGCCAGCTGTAGAGTTCTGTGCGTCCACTGTCGCTGATCTGGTAGGTGGTGCGCTCCGGTCGGTTCCCGGCCCGGTCGGTTCCCAGTTCCTGCACGAAGCCTGCTTTGTGCAGTTGCTCGACCACCATGTAAAGGGATCCAGGGTTGAATTTGATGCTGC from Deinococcus roseus includes the following:
- a CDS encoding PadR family transcriptional regulator, with translation MPQKRKVSNLLALAVLSYLSRQPMHPYELSRTLKQHQDDRSIKFNPGSLYMVVEQLHKAGFVQELGTDRAGNRPERTTYQISDSGRTELYSWLKEIIETPQPEYPQFMTALALIAALPPAEVLDLLGKRLIHLQEQHQQTVQYRTQTLQSGVHPLFLIEEDYRLVLLEAEIQFVRQFIPQVREWQHPWEQLQSENREKP